Part of the Caulobacter sp. SL161 genome is shown below.
CAAGCGGATCATGGAGGACCACGGCGGCAGCCTGGCCCTCGTCGATGCGCGCGAGCCGCCTGGCGCGCGCGTCGTGATGAAGTTTCCAACGACCGCGCGTCTGCCCGTCGCGGCCCAGAGTGGCGTTGAGGAGATGATATGAGCGCCGACGTTCTTGTGGTGGATGACGAGGCCGACATTCGGGATCTCGTCGCCGGCATCCTGGAGGATGAAGGCTACGCTGTGCGCACGGCCGCCGACTCTGACCAGGCCCTGGCCGCGATCCGGGCGCGCAAGCCCGCTTTGCTGGTGCTGGATATCTGGATGCAGGGCGGCGGCATGGACGGGCTTGAGCTGCTCGACATGGTCAAGGCGCTGGACGCGGATCTGCCGGTCATCATGATCTCGGGCCACGGCAACATCGAGACGGCCGTCAGCGCCATCAAGCGCGGCGCATACGAGTTTCTCGAAAAGCCGTTCAAGTCGGACCGGCTTTTGCTGATTGTCGAGCGCGCCCTCGAGGCGGCGGGGCTTCGCCGGGAGAACCGTCGGCTTCGTGCGCAGACCCTGTCTCCGGACGGCCTTATCGGCAAATCGGCCCCGGCCCAGGCTCTGCGGCAGCTGATCCTGAAGGTGGCCCCCGCCAACAGTCGCGTTCTGGTCTCCGGTCCGCCCGGCGCGGGCAAGGAACTCGTCGCGCGGCTGATCCATGGAGCGAGCACGCGCGCCCGTCAGGAGTTTGTGGCGGTCAGCGCCGCCGGCATGGCGCCCGAACGCCTGGACGTCGAGTTGTTTGGCGAGGAAGGCGAGGGCGGCCGCCCCCGCAAGATCGGCGTGTTTGAGCGGGCTCACGGCGGGACTTTGTATCTCGACGAGGTCGCCGACATGCCGCGCGAGACCCAGGGCCGTATCTTGCGGGTTCTGGTGGAGCAGCGCTTCCGCCGGGTGGGCGGCGACAATGACGTTCAGGTGGATGTGCGCGTCATTTCGTCCAGTTCGCGTGACTTGCGTGACGAGATCGCCGCCGGGCGGTTCCGTGAGGATCTCTTCCACCGGCTGAATGTCGTGCCCGTGCGCGTTCCGGGTCTGGCCGAGCGGCGTGAGGACATTCCGGAACTGATCAACTACTTCGTCGAGCGCATCAGCGAGGCGACGGGTCTGGCGCGCCGGCGCCTCGGTGAGGATGCTCTGGCGACGCTTCAGGTCCAAGCATGGCCCGGCAATGTTCGCCAGCTTCGCAACAACGTTGAGCGCATGCTGATCCTGGCGTCGGGCGAGCCCGGCGACGTGATCACGGCCGAAATGCTGTCAGGCGCCGAGCAGCCCAGCGCGGGCAACGCCGGCGCGATCGGGGCGGAGCGGATCATCGCCCTGCCGCTGCGCGAGGCGCGCGAGCTGTTCGAGCGCGAGTACCTCAACGCCCAGATCCTGAGGTTCGGCGGCAATATCTCGCGGACGGCGAACTTCATCGGCATGGAGCGGTCCGCCCTGCACCGTAAGTTGAAGTCCCTGGGCGTTTCCGGCGCTCGGGGCGATGAGGAAGAGTAGATGTCGCGTTTCGCCTATGTGAATGGCCGGTTTGTTCGCCACGGCGAGGCGGCGGTGCATATCGAGGATCGCGGCTATCAGCTGGCCGACGGCGTGTACGAGGTCTGGGCGGTATTCGACGGCAAGCTGGCGGACGCCGAAGGGCACTTCGCCCGCCTGTGGCGCAGTCTTGATGAGCTGCGTATCGCCCATCCGATGAGCGAGGCCGCCCTGACGATGGTCCTGCGCGAGGCGGTGCGGCGCAACAAGGTGCGTGAAGGGCTTTGCTATCTGCAGGTGACGCGGGGCGTGGCGCGGCGAGATCACGCCTTCCCGAACCCAGCGGTCCTTCCGTCAGTGGTGGTGACCGCGCGGTCGCTGGACCGTGCGGCCAGCGAGGCCAAGGCGGCTCAGGGCGCTTCTGTGATCTCGGTTCAGGAAAACCGCTGGGGCCGCTGTGACATCAAGTCGATCGGCCTGCTGCCCAACGCCCTGGCCAAGCAGGCCGCTCGTGAGCGCGGCGCGATCGAGGCGTGGTTTGTCGACGACATGGGCCTGGTCACCGAGGGCGCGTCGTCGAACGCCTGGATCGTCGATGCCGAGGGAGCCCTGCGGACCCGCGACACCAACGCCAACATCTTGCGCGGCGTGACCCGCTATACGCTGCTGGACGTGATCCGCGAGAGCGGCATGGTGATCAACGAAAAGCCCTTCACCATCGCCGAGGCCCAGGCCGCCCGTGAGGCTTTCATCACCGGCGCGGGCTCTCTGGTGACCCCGATCGTTCAGGTGGACGGCGTGCAACTGGGCGACGGAAAGCCGGGCCCGGTGGCGAAAAGGCTGCGGGCTCTCTATATCGAACGGGCGCGCCAGAAAGCTGTCTGACATCGGAACAATCTCCGGGGTTGGCGGCTTTCGGTCGCAAGGCTGGATGGAATTTTTCGCTGCGGGCGTGTCGCTTTCGGCGAAAAATCCTCTAGCATGACCTTGTTTGTGTGGGGGGCGTGTGGCCCTCCGAGAACAATGAGAGGGGAACCCCCGTATGTCCGCCGAAAAGAAGCAAAATCTTCAGGACACCTTCCTGAACAGCGTTCGCAAGTCGAAGACGCCGCTCACCATCTTCCTCGTCAATGGCGTCAAGCTGCAGGGCGTGGTCAGCTGGTTCGACAATTTCTGCGTGCTGCTGCGCCGCGACGGCCAGTCGCAACTGGTCTACAAGCACGCCATTTCCACCATCATGCCGGCTCAGCCCGTTCAGCTCTATGAGCCGAGCGCCGACGCCGACGACTGACCCTAGAGCCGTTTGTCCAAATCCAGTTCCAAGTCGATTGACCACGCCGCGCCGATCCTGAAGGCGCTCGTGATCCATCCCGCACGCCCTCTGCGGGGCCAGGCCGCCCTCGAAGCCCGGGATCCCAACGCCCGGCTCGAGGAGGCCGTCGGCCTTGCGGTGGCGCTTGATCTCAACGTCGTCGAGGCGCTGGTCGCGCCTCTGCGCGTCGTCACGCCCGCCACCTTGTTTGGCAAGGGCAAGGTTGAGGAGTTCGCCTCCATCTGCGAGGTCGAGCACATCGATGTCGCCGTCTTCGACGACCAACTGACGCCGATCCAGCAGCGCAACCTCGAGAAGGCGCTGGAGGTGAAGGTCGTCGACCGCACAGGCCTGATCCTCGAGATCTTCGCGCGCCGGGCCCGGACTCGCGAGGGCCGTCTGCAGGTCGAGCTGGCCCGGCTCGATTATGAGCGCTCGCGCCTCGTGCGGACCTGGACCCACCTGGAACGCCAGCGCGGCGGCACCGGCTCGACCGGCGGCCCGGGCGAAACCCAGATCGAAATCGACCGCCGCCTGATCGCCGGCACGATCCTCAAGCTCAAGAAGGAGCTGGAGGAGGTTCGGCGAACGCGCACGCTTCACCGCAGCGCCCGCAAAAAGGTTCCGTATCCGACCGTTGCGCTGGTCGGCTACACGAACGCGGGCAAGTCCACGCTGTTCAATCGCCTGACCGAGGCCGAGGTGCTGGCCAAGGACATGCTGTTCGCCACGCTGGATCCGACCCTGAGGACCGTGAAGCTGCCGGACGGCCGCCCGGCGATCATGTCCGATACCGTGGGCTTCATCTCCGACCTGCCGCACGAGCTGGTCGAGGCCTTCCGCGCCACCCTTGAGGAGGTGCAGGAGGCCGACGTCGTTCTGCACGTTCGCGACGTCGCCAATCCCGACAGCGAGGCGCAGGCTCGCGACGTTGAAACGGTGCTCTCCGAACTGGGCGTCACGTTCGACGAGGGCAAAACCGTCGTCGAGGTCTGGAACAAGGTTGACCTGCTGTCGGAAGACGATCGCGAGATCGTCGAGGGGCAGGCGCGTCGGAACGAGGCCTCGGCGGTTTCGGCGGTCACGGGCGAGGGCTGCGAAGCCCTGCTGCGCCGGATCGCGGGCCTCATTGATGACTCGCCTCCCGTTGAGGTGAGTCTCGCCGCGCACGACGGGCAGGCCCTGGCCTGGATCTATCGCAACGGCCGCGTGCTCAGCCGCTATGACGGCCCAGGCGGGGAGGTGACCTTGGTCGCCCGCCTCGACGCCCAGGCCCTGGGGCGGTTCGAGCGCCAGTTTCCGGGCGCGCAGGTCAGCGCGGCTGTGAAGTCGTTATAGCGGCAGGCGGGACTCCGAGTTTCTCGACCCTCAGGGCGTGACGACCATGCGCGAAATCGGTCGCTAGAAACGCTTCTAAGCAAACCTTGGCCATGTCGATCTCGACAAGGCGCGCCCCCATAGCGATGACGTTGGCGTCGTTATGCTCTCGGCTCAGGCGCGCGGCGACCGGATCGCTGACCAAGGCGCACCGGCACCCGGGATGCCGGTTGACGGCGATCGAGATGCCGATGCCCGACCCGCAAAGCGCGACGCCATATTCTGATCGACCGCCGGCGATGTGCTCGGCCAGGCCATAGCCGTAGTCTGGATAGTCGACTTGCTCGCCCTCGCGGCTCCCGAGGTCGGTCACCTCATGGCCACCGGCCTCAAGCCACGTCGCCAGCTTCGCCTTTAGCTCAAGGCCGGCGTGGTCCGAAGTGATGGCGATCCGCGCCATCAGCGCTCTTTCTCCGCAGCTTTGGCGTCGTTCCAGAGCCCGTCCATTTCGACGAGATCTGACTGATCGGGCGTCTTGCCGCGCTTGGCCAGTTCGGTCTCGACGAAGCCGAAGCGGCGCGTGAACTTGGCGTTGGTGGCACGCAGGGCGTCCTCGGGATCGACGTCCAGCTTGCGGGCGAGGTTGGCGCAGACGAACAGGATGTCGCCCAGTTCCTCGCGCGCCTTGGCCAGATCGCCGGCTGCGATTTCGACGGCGATCTCGTCGGTCTCCTCCCGCAGCTTGTCGAGCACTTCATGGGCCGTCGGCCAGTCGAAGCCGACGCGGGCGGCGCGCTTGGTCAGTTTCACCGCGCGTGTGAGGGCGGGCAGGCCGGTCGGCACGTCGTCCAGCACGCCCGTCTTGGCCTTGGCCTGGCGCTCCTGCGCCTTCAACTGCTCCCAACCGGCGACCTGGTCCGAGAGGGTCTCATAGGCGTGATCGCCGAACACGTGCGGGTGGCGGCGGATCATCTTGTCGGAGATGGCGCGGGCCACGTCCGCGATATCGAAGGCCCCTTGCTCCTGCGCCATGCGCGAGTGGAACACGACCTGCAGCAGCAAGTCGCCCAGCTCCTCCTTCAGGTCCGACAGGTCGCCGCGCTCGATGGCGTCGGCGACCTCATAGGCCTCCTCGACCGTATAGGGCGCGATCGCCGCGAAGGTCTGCTCCAGGTCCCACGGGCAGCCGCCCTCAGGGTCCCGCAGCTTCGCCATGATCTCGATCAGCGCGAACAGCGGGTGCTGGTCGTCACTCGGCGGGGCCAAGGGCGGCGTTTGAGGGGACATGCGAATCCGACGGGGCTGAGGACTTGGAGGCGTCCGCCGCCGCCGCATCCCGCGCCGCAAGCTGGCGCTGGATTTCGGCGAGACGGGTCGCGTCCAGCGGATAGCGCATCATGATCGCGGCGACCACCAGTCCCAGCGCGGCCGGCGCGATCGCGTACATGCCGATCAGGGCCGCGTCGCCTTCGGGCGTGGACACCTTGGGATCAAAACCCATCCAGCCCAGGGCGATGAACACCGCCACGGCCAGCGCATAGCCCAGTTTCACCGTGCCGGTGACGATGGCGTAGAGCAGGCCTGTCTTGTCGACGCCGCTCTCCAGACGCTCCTCGTCGCCGATATCGGCCATCATCGAGCGCACCAGCACCGGCGCGGCCGAGTAGGGCAGGCCGGCCAGCACCAGCAGCAACATGCCCATCACCGAGCTGCCTGCGGGCATGAACACCGCGGCGACCTGGACGAAGGCGTAGACGACGGCGGCGACGACGAGCGCCTTGTGCTTACCCAGCTTCTTGGCCAGCATCGGCCAGAGCGGCGCGCCGGCCAGGGCGGCCAGGAAATAGACCAGCAGCAGCACGCCGGCCTGGGTCTTGTCGAAGCCCTTGATCCGCTCGAAGAAGAACAGGAACAGCGTGCCGGCGATGCCGGGGGCGAGGCCCATCAGAAGGTCGGCGAACAGCAGACGCTGCACCGAGGGGCGCATCAGCAGTCGCCAGTATTGCGCCAGGCCGGTCTTGCCGTGCTGGGGCGGGGCCGCCGGCTCCTTCACGGTCATGACGGCGAGCAGCACCGTGATCGGCAGCAGGATGACGATGAACCAGCCCATGGCCCGAACGCTGTCGATATGGTCGCCCTTGAGCACGCCGGTGATGAAGGGCGGCAGGCACAGCACCAGGATCATCCCGACGACATTGGCGCCCTGCCACCAGCCATAGATGCGCGAGCGTTGCTGATAGTCGCTGGACAGCACCGCGCCCCAGGCGGTTTGGGACAGCACGACGATCGAATAGCCAGCGTACAGCACCGACAGCCAGAACCAGAGGTACAGCGACCCCACGCCAGGCTTGGCCATGAACAACGCATAGCAGCCTACGGTCAGAATCGGCGCGCCGATCAGCATCCACGGACGGAAACGGCCCATCCGCATGCGGGTTCGATCCAGCAGGCCGCCGAAGAGCGGGTCGAACAGGATGTCGATCAACTTGACGATCAGGAACGCCGAACCGACCACGGTCAGCGAGAGACCCAGGGAATTGATGTAGTATTCGGGCAGATAGACCACGAGCGGCAGGCCCATGGCTGCGACCGGAATACAGGGCGCGGCGAACGCCGCCAGCGTCCACGATGACGCCTTTTGAGGAGACTGGGCCTCGGACATACTCAAACTTCTCCCCGCGCCGTTGATCGCGCTTTCAAACGAGTGTGCGAGGAATATCCGGCCAGCGCTAGCCTGTTCCTCGATATGAGCACGACGCCGCCGCTTCACGCGGCCGGCCGCTGAAGGTCTGGAAAGGGACGCGGAGCGCCGGACGTTCGTCCGGAGTGTGAGTTTGTAGATACCGTTTCGACGAAGCCCGACGCTCCGCGCAGCCGTTATTCGCCAGCGTCCCGTCAGGTGGCCCTGTTCAGGCCTTACCGGGACCCGAGCCCCTGGTTTCCCAGACGCCCGACGGTCGAGGAGGACGAGCCAATCCAGGCTAAGACACATCCCTTTGCCCTCAACCACGCCGACGGCGGGCGGGTGAGCCCAGCAAGCTCAGCCCCGGACCGTTCGAGTATCCCCCTCGAACCTGTCCCCGCTCGACCGCCCCCCGCCGCCACGATGGTCGCTGGCCATGCGCCCTTTCCTCGCGACGAGGTGGGATCATTGT
Proteins encoded:
- the ntrX gene encoding nitrogen assimilation response regulator NtrX; the protein is MSADVLVVDDEADIRDLVAGILEDEGYAVRTAADSDQALAAIRARKPALLVLDIWMQGGGMDGLELLDMVKALDADLPVIMISGHGNIETAVSAIKRGAYEFLEKPFKSDRLLLIVERALEAAGLRRENRRLRAQTLSPDGLIGKSAPAQALRQLILKVAPANSRVLVSGPPGAGKELVARLIHGASTRARQEFVAVSAAGMAPERLDVELFGEEGEGGRPRKIGVFERAHGGTLYLDEVADMPRETQGRILRVLVEQRFRRVGGDNDVQVDVRVISSSSRDLRDEIAAGRFREDLFHRLNVVPVRVPGLAERREDIPELINYFVERISEATGLARRRLGEDALATLQVQAWPGNVRQLRNNVERMLILASGEPGDVITAEMLSGAEQPSAGNAGAIGAERIIALPLREARELFEREYLNAQILRFGGNISRTANFIGMERSALHRKLKSLGVSGARGDEEE
- a CDS encoding D-amino-acid transaminase, which encodes MSRFAYVNGRFVRHGEAAVHIEDRGYQLADGVYEVWAVFDGKLADAEGHFARLWRSLDELRIAHPMSEAALTMVLREAVRRNKVREGLCYLQVTRGVARRDHAFPNPAVLPSVVVTARSLDRAASEAKAAQGASVISVQENRWGRCDIKSIGLLPNALAKQAARERGAIEAWFVDDMGLVTEGASSNAWIVDAEGALRTRDTNANILRGVTRYTLLDVIRESGMVINEKPFTIAEAQAAREAFITGAGSLVTPIVQVDGVQLGDGKPGPVAKRLRALYIERARQKAV
- the hfq gene encoding RNA chaperone Hfq; the encoded protein is MSAEKKQNLQDTFLNSVRKSKTPLTIFLVNGVKLQGVVSWFDNFCVLLRRDGQSQLVYKHAISTIMPAQPVQLYEPSADADD
- the hflX gene encoding GTPase HflX, whose amino-acid sequence is MSKSSSKSIDHAAPILKALVIHPARPLRGQAALEARDPNARLEEAVGLAVALDLNVVEALVAPLRVVTPATLFGKGKVEEFASICEVEHIDVAVFDDQLTPIQQRNLEKALEVKVVDRTGLILEIFARRARTREGRLQVELARLDYERSRLVRTWTHLERQRGGTGSTGGPGETQIEIDRRLIAGTILKLKKELEEVRRTRTLHRSARKKVPYPTVALVGYTNAGKSTLFNRLTEAEVLAKDMLFATLDPTLRTVKLPDGRPAIMSDTVGFISDLPHELVEAFRATLEEVQEADVVLHVRDVANPDSEAQARDVETVLSELGVTFDEGKTVVEVWNKVDLLSEDDREIVEGQARRNEASAVSAVTGEGCEALLRRIAGLIDDSPPVEVSLAAHDGQALAWIYRNGRVLSRYDGPGGEVTLVARLDAQALGRFERQFPGAQVSAAVKSL
- the rpiB gene encoding ribose 5-phosphate isomerase B; translated protein: MARIAITSDHAGLELKAKLATWLEAGGHEVTDLGSREGEQVDYPDYGYGLAEHIAGGRSEYGVALCGSGIGISIAVNRHPGCRCALVSDPVAARLSREHNDANVIAMGARLVEIDMAKVCLEAFLATDFAHGRHALRVEKLGVPPAAITTSQPR
- the mazG gene encoding nucleoside triphosphate pyrophosphohydrolase, which gives rise to MSPQTPPLAPPSDDQHPLFALIEIMAKLRDPEGGCPWDLEQTFAAIAPYTVEEAYEVADAIERGDLSDLKEELGDLLLQVVFHSRMAQEQGAFDIADVARAISDKMIRRHPHVFGDHAYETLSDQVAGWEQLKAQERQAKAKTGVLDDVPTGLPALTRAVKLTKRAARVGFDWPTAHEVLDKLREETDEIAVEIAAGDLAKAREELGDILFVCANLARKLDVDPEDALRATNAKFTRRFGFVETELAKRGKTPDQSDLVEMDGLWNDAKAAEKER
- a CDS encoding MFS transporter, coding for MSEAQSPQKASSWTLAAFAAPCIPVAAMGLPLVVYLPEYYINSLGLSLTVVGSAFLIVKLIDILFDPLFGGLLDRTRMRMGRFRPWMLIGAPILTVGCYALFMAKPGVGSLYLWFWLSVLYAGYSIVVLSQTAWGAVLSSDYQQRSRIYGWWQGANVVGMILVLCLPPFITGVLKGDHIDSVRAMGWFIVILLPITVLLAVMTVKEPAAPPQHGKTGLAQYWRLLMRPSVQRLLFADLLMGLAPGIAGTLFLFFFERIKGFDKTQAGVLLLVYFLAALAGAPLWPMLAKKLGKHKALVVAAVVYAFVQVAAVFMPAGSSVMGMLLLVLAGLPYSAAPVLVRSMMADIGDEERLESGVDKTGLLYAIVTGTVKLGYALAVAVFIALGWMGFDPKVSTPEGDAALIGMYAIAPAALGLVVAAIMMRYPLDATRLAEIQRQLAARDAAAADASKSSAPSDSHVPSNAALGPAE